The Polyangiaceae bacterium genome includes a region encoding these proteins:
- a CDS encoding SGNH/GDSL hydrolase family protein, protein MGRGVLLLLAVLVTACGGDDEGGSPAETGPHRIVVLGSSTAAGIGPSDPANTWVSRYRQHLVSECAHCELENLAVGGYTTYQIQPDDYAPPPNRPGPAAEHNITHALGLEPRSIVINLPSNDQFFGFTTAEQLENYERVAALAAERKVALWVTTSQPRNFAQQSQLDALFEARDAIAARFGDRSIDFWTDLAAPDGSILPELDSGDGIHLNDAAHAILADRVIAEDIPRK, encoded by the coding sequence GTGGGTCGAGGGGTGCTCTTGCTGCTCGCCGTGCTCGTCACCGCCTGCGGCGGTGACGACGAAGGCGGCTCGCCTGCCGAGACCGGCCCGCACCGCATCGTGGTGCTCGGCTCCTCGACGGCGGCCGGCATCGGCCCCAGCGATCCGGCGAACACCTGGGTGAGCCGCTACCGGCAACACCTCGTGAGCGAGTGTGCTCACTGCGAGCTCGAGAACCTCGCGGTGGGCGGCTACACCACCTACCAGATCCAACCGGATGACTACGCGCCGCCGCCCAATCGGCCCGGGCCTGCGGCGGAGCACAACATCACCCACGCGCTCGGCCTCGAGCCCAGGTCGATCGTGATCAACCTGCCGAGCAACGATCAGTTCTTCGGCTTCACCACGGCCGAGCAGCTCGAGAACTACGAGCGCGTGGCGGCGCTGGCCGCCGAGCGGAAGGTCGCGCTCTGGGTGACGACCTCGCAGCCGCGAAACTTCGCGCAGCAAAGCCAGCTCGACGCGCTCTTCGAGGCGCGGGACGCGATCGCCGCGCGCTTCGGCGACAGGAGCATCGACTTCTGGACGGATCTGGCGGCGCCGGACGGCAGCATCCTCCCTGAGCTCGACTCCGGGGACGGCATCCACCTGAACGACGCGGCGCACGCCATCCTCGCCGACCGCGTGATCGCGGAAGACATCCCGAGAAAGTGA